The genomic DNA TTTCGATCGCGCACGACAAACTCTTCGCCGCGTGGCAGTTGCGCGCCCGGGGCGTGCCCACCCCGCCGTTCGGCGCGATCGGCGACTTCGCTTCCGCCGAGGCAGCATTTGCCGCCCTCGGCGGCCCACTGATCGTCAAGCCGCGCGAGAGGCGTGCGAACCAGGCCACGCCGCGCCTTTACCACCGCCCAGCCGACGTCGACTGGGACGGTCTGAGCGGGGACCATTTCGTCCAGAGATTCATCCCCGGCACGGAGTACTCACTGGTCACCTACCGGCCATCCCCGGGCCAGAGCGTTGACCGGCTCGTCGTCGTCCTCGAACGGACCGCACTGGGAGACGACGCCAGCCAGCTGCGGCGGCTCGGCGACAGCGAAGCCCCCGACGTGTCCCGCGTGGCCCTGGCTGCTGTACGCGCGGTTGGGCTAGTGGGGCCAGTCCACGTACTCGTGCGGCGGGACCCTGACGGGAACCCGCAGGTGCTGGACATCGACGCGCGGTTCGGCACTGCCAGCGCGGACGTCCCCGAGCTCCTGACCCGGGTGCTGCTGAGCGCGAATCACCGTTCCGGCTGACCCGGACTACCCGTCATGATGGGCATGCCACCACCCCCGGTGACTATCGGGGGTGGGTGCGGCAGGCCAGCACTCAGCCAGCAGAGAGCTCAGTGGCCTCATGGGCCATGGCCGTGGGCTTTGCCTACCCTACGTCCCAAGCGGGGGGGACTGCTGCACGAACAGGTGACATCTGATCTGGCTTGCCCGTGAGGGTGGCCTGGAAGGATGTTGCTGTGCCCAAGCCCTACCCCCGAGAGTTTCGTGATGATGTCGTGCGCGTCGCCCGAGGTCGTGAGCCGGGTGTGACGCTGGAGCAGGTCGCCAAGGACTTCGGTGTCCACCCGATGACGTTGAACAAGTGGTTGCGCCAGGCCGCGATCGATGATGGCGACAAGCCGGGCACGACCACGGCTGAGTCTGCTGACCTGCGGGAGGCCAACCGGCGGATACGGCTGCTGGAGCAGGAGAACGAGGTGCTGCGCCGGGCGGCGGCTTACCTGTCTCAGGCGCATCTGCCGGGAAAAGGCTCTACCCGCTCGTGAGTGAGCTGGCCGCTGACGGGATTCCCGTGACGGTCACGTGCCGGGTCCTGAAGCTCCACCGTCAGAAGTATTACGCCTGGCTGGCCAGTCCGGTCACCGGTCGTGAGCTGCAGGCGGCCTACCG from Luteipulveratus halotolerans includes the following:
- a CDS encoding ATP-grasp domain-containing protein, yielding MRALVTGALSPSGRSVVAQLLERGIAVVAVDSSPATADMPLPVHVLPLPITPERVTALRQLARREKVDLIIPTLGEELPGLAAARSAFGSAIEVVVAGPGPVSIAHDKLFAAWQLRARGVPTPPFGAIGDFASAEAAFAALGGPLIVKPRERRANQATPRLYHRPADVDWDGLSGDHFVQRFIPGTEYSLVTYRPSPGQSVDRLVVVLERTALGDDASQLRRLGDSEAPDVSRVALAAVRAVGLVGPVHVLVRRDPDGNPQVLDIDARFGTASADVPELLTRVLLSANHRSG